The Chloroflexota bacterium sequence GGCGCGCATAAGATTATCGCGGTGGAGCCGGTGGAAGCGCGGCGCGAACACGGCACACGCATGGGCGTTGACCACGCGATCGACGTTACGGGCAACCGCGCTACGGACGCGGTGCTAGACCTGACGGACGGAGAAGGCGCGGATGTGGTCATAGAGGCGTGCGGCAGCGTCGAAACACTGAACCAGACGCTGCAAATAGTCAAGCCGCTCGGCACGGTCGCCGTGTTCGGGCTGCCGCCCACAATGGAGCGCGTCCCGTTTGACTGGGACACATTTTTCCGAAAGCGCCTTGACATGTACACGACATTCGGCGCGCAGGACGAGCCGGGCTTGCCTGCGTTCCAGCTCGCTGCGGATTACATCACGAATGGTGAAATCGACATGGCACCGTTCGTAACGCACCAATTCCCGGTCGAGCGCGTGCAAGAGGCGTTCGATCTCGCGGAGTCGCGAGAGGACGGCGCGCTGAAAGTGTCGCTGACATTCTAGCAGGCAGGGACTTTGTCTAGCCGTCCGCGCCATCAAGCAGCAGGTGTATGCCCAGCGCACCCGTTAGAAGGGGCAGCGCGGCATCTATGACAATCCATGTCAGCGAAATGGCGTCCGGCCCTATGGCGTTGTAAGCTGCACTGAGCAGGTTGAACCAGTTCCAGAAGAACAGGATGCCGATGAACAACAAGCCGTAGAACACGACATTTGCCGTCAGGAACTCACGCGTAACCGTGTCATCGCCCGCGCCGCCAACATCGCGCTTGCGGAAGTATGCGAATATCGCGCCCAGTATCACGGCAAGCGCCATCAGCGGATTGAGTATCGCCCAAATAGATTCGTTGTATCCGCTTTCGGACAGCCTGCTGTCGAAGTACAGCGGCTCCACTATGGTATGAACTGCGACCGCGACCGCAACTATCAAGAGGAATATCCCTACGATTCGCCTGATGATGTCCATGCTCACTGCTCCTTTCATCGCTCACTTTCAGCTAGTCTAACTATCGTTGCCGCCGCGCCACAAGTACATGCCCATTGCGCCCGAAATCAGCGGGAATATCGCATCCAGCATAATCCACGCCAGACGCCTCGTAACGCTTTCTTGGAATACATCGCCGCCCGCAAGCCTGTCGAACCAGTTCCAGAAGAAGAGCAGCGC is a genomic window containing:
- a CDS encoding zinc-binding dehydrogenase; the encoded protein is MAMMPAAIATGLRELRCEDVPIPALEPGHALVRTMLGSICGSDLHIVYMGWNAYEFPLPPGYPGHEGVGEVVDPGDTSLNEGDIVLTAPNIWKSKVFAGFQMVEEQFLLKLPTDVPPAHLLMAQQLGTVVFGARKLPPLLGKTVAVLGQGSVGLFHDFMLRRLGAHKIIAVEPVEARREHGTRMGVDHAIDVTGNRATDAVLDLTDGEGADVVIEACGSVETLNQTLQIVKPLGTVAVFGLPPTMERVPFDWDTFFRKRLDMYTTFGAQDEPGLPAFQLAADYITNGEIDMAPFVTHQFPVERVQEAFDLAESREDGALKVSLTF